The Triticum urartu cultivar G1812 chromosome 5, Tu2.1, whole genome shotgun sequence genome contains the following window.
AAACTACCACATTTGCCGGAAACATGACGGAAAACTACCACTCTACATTTTTATGCGAAAAACTACCAAATTTTTCCTAAACCGTGACAAAAAACTACCAACTCGCGAAAACGCTCGCTTCGCCCGCGCTAACCCCGTTCCTGACCGGTTGGGCCCGCGAACAGTTGCCACGCGGGCTAACGGGCGGCTGACGCGCGTTGACGGCCGTTAACGGCGCATCTGCTGTCGGAACGGCGGCTGTCGGTCGGCTGATAAGTGAGAGCGAGCGAGCTCAGCCACTCGCTCATTCTCTTCCTCCTCGCTCGCTCTCACTCATCATCTCCCCTCTCCCTGGTGTTGTGAGCTAGGTTAGCCTATCGctgtcgccgccgtggccattgCTGCCGGTAGAAGTTGAGGATGCCATCCTGGAATGACGAGGAGAGCTCGGACGAGGACATCAACATGGTTTCAATGGATCCTCAGCTCTTTGTAAGTGCATAATGGTGGAACAGAGTTAAggttagggttagttcatccaaGTTGGAGATTCCAAGTTGCTTTTGGTTTGATTCGAAGTTTCTTTTGCAGGAAACCGCTGACACTGTGGTGGAACCATTTTTCTGTGGTTCTTACACTGAATCTGAGCCGACGTGCATGATGCATCATTAGAGGCCGAAGAAGATGGTGGCTTTTGAAGGTGCTTTGACTGGGAGGCGATTCCTGGGTTGTCCTGTGCAGCAGGTATTAAATCTTGAAAGCTAACTTGTTTTGCTGGTGGAGATGTGTGATGTGTTTTGCTGCTGGAGATGTGTGGTGCAGCATGTGGTGCAGAGATGTGTGATGTGCAGAGATGTGTGCTGTAGTTTAGAACAGAAACTTGAAAGTGCCATACATATGGAAGCTATATGTGCAAGTAGATCTTTAGTTAACTGAATTCAATACATGACTGAACCTGAGAACACCTACATGCAGAGATCTTTAGTGTACTGTGAACTGAATGTATTAGTTAGGTGTTTACTGAATATAGCTGTTAACTAAAAAAGAACAGAGTTAAATGAATTTATATTTACTGCTTAATATAGCTATTAACTGAATTTATCTCTGATGCCAAGTCAGGTGTTGTGTGCTTACTATGAAAGAATTATGTTTGCATAATTCAGAGAGCATATTGATGTAGGTGTGAACTTTGGTTATCTGTACTTAGTTTGTTACTAAGTGATTTGTGCTTAATTATAAATAATTGCTTCTGTAGGATGTAGGTGTGAACTATGGGGTTGTGGAGTGGGTGGATGGTCCTTGGCCAGAGATTCTACAAAGGTGCCTAACAAGGATTTGGGACATGTACCATGAGCAAAACTTGGGGAGGGTGAAGGACAAACAAGCCCATGAGAAAGAGGTGGCCAAGCTACAGAAGGAAATTGATTTCCTGTCAAACAACTACAGCTAGTTGGTGGAAGATGTATCCAAGCTTTTTGACTATCAAGATGGCAAGATGTCTCATGACATGGACTATACCAGTCAGGCAATCAATGATCTAAATGCAAAGAAGAAACAACTTGAGGATCAAGCAAAGATTGAGATAAGTATGGAAAAGATGAAGCTTGCTAAGGAGCAAAGGTGCATTCTTCAAAGCCAAGCAGATATCATTCAGAACATGAGGAAGGCCATGAAGgaagtggagggggacagggacCTACTTAAGAAAGAGAAGAAGCTGGAGTATCTGATTGCTGATATGGTCAATGCTGGTCATGCCAGCAAAGATAAGATGGAAAGGATCAAGGCAATTATGAATGAGTGAAGTGCTTGGTGTGTGGGTTAAGTAATTAGTAGGCCTATATATATAGCTGGCCTTGGAATGTCATGCATGTTAGGTgtatattttgggaaagttttATGTGCTTTCAGAATGGTATGAGGGAGGGAGGTACTCTTATGGTTTAAGAACTAGTTGGTTTTATCTATGATGTAATGACTTTTATGTTAAGACCTACTATGCTAAGTGAGTACTCATGCTAAGTTAATTAAGTAAGAATGTTTTATCTATGATGAGTCtgttttactctgcatatatcaTGTGTGGATAACTGACAGTAGTGACATAGTTGGAAGTAGAAAGCAGCAAGTAACATATATAGCAAATAGCTTAGATAGTCTGACAAATAACTTAACATATGTAGCAAGTAGCAACTAACATATATAGATAATCTGACATAGATAGATAGCACAACCATTCATAGTCTGACATAGATAGCAACTAGTAGTAGATAGTGCCTGACATAGATAGCAAGTAGATAGTGCTGACGAAACTGAACCTAGGAACTTACTGAACTTACGGAAGTTCAGGACTGAAGAAACTGAATTTTTTTGCACTGAACTAACTGAAGGCAGCACTTCACTCCTCCTTCTTCAGCATCTTCAGGCGCTGGGAGCGGCGCACTGCAGTCacggccgccctcttcttcttgcCCGGCGCCGGCTCCACCACATCTTCCTCGCCGCCATCTTGTTCTTGCTTCACCACGACGCCGTCTGGGAGATCGACCTCCGGCAGCGCATCCACGTGGATTGGGAGGTTCCTGTCCCCCTCCACGGCGTCAAGGACGGGAGCCAGCAGCTGCACTTCAGGCTCGTCGTCGGAGAGGACGACGACCTCATCCACCTCGTCGTCACATTCGTCAGATGACTCCTCCTCATCATATTCACTGGACTCGTCGTCTGAAGACTCGCCGTCAGAGTTGTCAGAGGGCCCAAGGACCCATGGATTGCGCCTCTCCCAGTAGGTGTTGTTGATTGGGGCTGGGAGCGCAAGGACGGCATCGGTGACGTGGTCTGCGGGGGCCGGCGGCGTGGTGGATGAGCGGTACATCCACCATCGGGCGCGTTGCCTGGGGTCGGGGGAGCGCTGCACCTCGCGCATCGCCCACAGCAGAAGGGACAGCGGCGGGATGGTGCGGCCGGCAGGGAAGGCACGCTGCTTTTCAGCAGCTGTCATCACCTTCACGAGGCCGCAGGCGTGGTTCCTCATCATCGCTAGACTGGGGAACCAGCGCGCGATCTCCCTGTACTGTGCGCGCATCTCCTGGTTGTTGCCGGCGAGAGCTTCGATGGCCAGCTGCCAGTCCATGGCGACGGCGGTGGCGGTGGTTGTCGGCGGCGATTTTGACAGGAGAGAGGGGGAAGCGGAGTGGGCGGTGCGAGCGGCGAGTGGGCGAGTGAGCAGAGAGCGTGGTGGGTGGACACGTAATAAAGTCGTAGAATCCGAAACGGCTGGGTTTACTCAACGCACGCTCACCACGATGGCGGCTGCAACGCACGCTGAACAGACGACGTGGTGGGCAACATATAATAAGTTTGGCCGATGCTAGTCAAACAAATGACTAGCACTAGCCCATTGATATTGAACGCATGGTTACAACCAATTGGTCTTGGGTTCGAGCCCGAGGCCAGACATTtttttgtgcatatttaaaaaaaatgaatTTGGCAGTCACTTTTGAACTATAGAAACGGCAAAGTAAAACAAAAAAACAAATCAAAACAATTAAAACATGCACCTAAACTGCAcaaatggcaaagtaaaacaaataaaacaaaacactagcacttaACCCATTGGTATTGGGCACAAATAAGTAGCAACCATACATTCAACATTGCACACAAGTTCACATGTCTGAATTTAAGCAGTCTAGTAGCAGAGCACAAACTTAGTACCATACAATCAAACTAAGTAGCAGAACACAAACTTAGTAACAGAGTTTCAATGGTTTCCACTAGCACTAAAATATAGTGCAAACTTGCTAGGGGGTTTCCTCTTCCTCTTGCCTGCTAATATCCCTGGTTCTGCAGTGGATGCTCTTGGTGCATTGAGTGTTCTTGTTGATGCTGATCCTCTTGGAGCTCTTGTTGATGCTGATCCTGTTGGAGGTGCTGGTGAAGACCTGGCTGCTCCTGCAAAAACAGTTGATGCTGAAGCTCTCTTATCTGCTGCTGTTTTTCTGTTCCTCACTGCTTTAGGAGGTGGAGCAGATGAGGCTGGCATCTGTGAAGTTTGGTGTTGATGTGGTGGTTCTGGAGGTGGGTGACTAGCACTAGAGGAACCCCTAAAAATTTCTCTATTCTCCTGCATGACAGAATTAAGATAGTTAGTACATAGAGCAGACCTAAAATAATTAAACAACTATTAACTAAACAAAGAATGCAACATTTTTGAATGACCTGGTGTAAGTTCTTTCTCATCTGAAGACTTGGGTTTAGAGCTTTCCCACAGTAAGTAAATCTATGGCCCTGTAGACCACAATTGCTGCATGTAATTGTTCCCATCCTGCTTGTGTCTtttggtgcaggcacctcaaaCTGGCCCTTTCTCCTAGTTGTTTATTTCTTCCCTGCTTTTTCTTTGAACACTGGTGGCTCAATATCCTGAGTATGGGTGTTAGGCCAGAATCCAGGACCAGGGACAGGGTACACTATGTCTTTGTATGCTTCAATATATAGtgattttttgaaaaattcaTGCACATAGTCCTCTGGGTGCATGTGAATCTTGCTCATTGCTGCTATTGCATGACTGCATGTCACACCTGTCATGTCCCACCTCCTGCAGTCACATGAGTTAGTAGCTAGGTTGACACAGTACTGATTTTCCTTACTAGACACTTGCCAAATGTCAGGACCAGCCTTATGTGCCTCACAAAATTTGGCATACTTCTTATTCTCCTCTAGTTTCTCTGAATAGTTGGGTGTGATCATCCACCTGCTGTTCTCTGTTTTTTCCCTGGTCTTCTGTCTTTTGATCATCTGCTTAGTCCTTATTCCTTCAAACATAGTTCTAATTGGTTTGGCCCTAACATCAAGGATCATTTTGTTGAAAACCTCACTAAGGTTGTTCACAACAAGATCAGTTTTGCAATTGTAATCCATTGAAGACCTACACCAAGTCTCCTTTGGAATTTTTGTAAGCCACTTCCAGGCATCCTCACACTCTGCTTTAAGCTTGCTAATTCATGGCCATGTTTGGTGAATGAGTAGCTAGCCTTATCTACTAGCTTTTTTAGTTCTGCTCCTCTGAAACCAGCTGACTGAAAATTTGCATAGATGTGCCTGAGGCAGTATCTCTGAGGGGAATCAGGGAACACCTCATTTATAGCCTTAAGAAGACCCTGATTGTAAATTAATAACCATGGTCATGAACAAAAACAAATAAAGCCAGTAATAACTATATTTATCTGAACTACTGGCTAAGATAGGTTGCATACCTTTTGCCCGTCAGAAATAATGGTGTAGGTTCCAAATTTGCTTCCACTTCCAATGCAACATCTTAGCTGGGTTAAGAACCATGTCCAACTTTCTGAATCTTCCTTATCAACCACACCAAAGGCTATGGGGTAGATGTTGTTGTTGCCATCTCTTCCTGTGGCTGCAAGAATTTGATGTCCAGTGGTTAGCTTGATGAAGCAACCATCAAGCCCTGCATCCATACCCAAATTAGCTACCAAAAAATTACAACAAGATATTTTGAACAAAATGCAGTTATATATTTACCTATAAAGGGCCTGCAACCATTAAGAAATCCTTGCTTTGATGCATGCAAGCAGTAGAACATGTACTTAAATCTAGGAGTTGGGGCAGGATTTTCTGGATCCTCAAATGTTGTAACTACACACCTGCTACCAGGGTTTGTGTCAAGAACTGCTTGTAGGTAGTCCCTCAGTCTATAGTACTGCTCCTTCTGGTCACCTTGTACAACCTTAATAGCCTTCCTCCTTGCCCTATAGGCCACACTCTTTGATACATCAACTGAAAACTTGACTTTGCTGTTTTTAATTAGTGAATCCACAGGTGCTCTAGGATCTGCTCTAAGAGAAGGCTCAACTGCTTTGGAAAGCCACTTAGTAGTAACTTTTGTGTTCTCTGCTGATGCTGGACAAGTGTGCTCCATGTTACACTTCTTAATGCAAAATGTTCTTTCATGAGCTATCCTGGAGGCACACATGTAAAATTCACATCCATGCTCTCTCTGTGAACACCAAACAATAATTCTTGTTGGAGTGTTCCCGTGGTAGTGAAAAGACCTCAAAGTCCTTATATGAAAATCTCTTAATACTTCTCTGAACTGGTAAACAGAATCAAAACACAAGCTCTTGCACAAGAGTAAATGTGAATTGGGAATTGAAGGGTCAAAATATACCCTTTCCTTCATCTTTTTCTTACTACTCTTTGTCTTTGGCTTCTTCATGATGTATGGTAGTTCaacttcatcttcttcttcctcatcacttATGGCTGCATCACCAGCAAAACAAAACTCATCTGCTTCAGGAAACCAATCTTTAAAACGTTTTTTCTCTACCTCATTGTGACATCTGCTAGTTGGCCCACGGTTCTTCACATGTTTCACAATAGCAGTACTTTGCAATGTTGTTTCTTCTTGAGAGGCACACTCTATTTCCATTTGTTGAACAGCTTCAGCACTCCCATCTAAATGAACTGAATCATCAGAACAAAATTCAGACACTTCAGTGTCTCCTTCAAAGTGGTTCAAATATGCCTCTCTTTGAATCCTACTCCTCTCAAGCTGAGCCTTTCTATCATCTATCTCATTCTGAAGCTCAGATTGCTCCACAACCTTTTGCAGACAGCAACTCTCTTGAGTGTTCATGTAATTCTGAATAGCCTGTGTGCTTATTCCAGGTTCAACATCTCTCACAACCTTTATGTTCACAACATTAACATGATTAAAAAACTCCAACATTTCATGAACACTAGCTTCATTACCTAAATACTTTACTCTTTCAGATCCAATTTCCTCCTCCTTCACATAGTACATGTAATCACTCTGCCCATACCCTTCACTAGCAATGAGTGATTGTAGAGTAACAAAAGATATATCTGACTCATATATACCCCTTTTCACAGGGTTTCTTCCTTCTAAATGAAGCCATATCTCCCACTTCTTGTCAGCAAAACTGCAGAAATAGGTGCTCATGAATTGAATTGAAAATGACAGAGCTACAAGTGCAATACAGTTTACTACACAACAGTCTCTAACAAACACATCTTACTAATTTGCCAGATTGAAGCAGCTAACCAATTCATGAGCAGCTAACCAAATTGACAGATTGAAGCAGCTAACCTAGCAGATGATATTTCCATACCTGCGACCCATTGGCGATGACTGGGCGAGCTGTGCCTCCTGCTGCTGCGAGCCGGCCTGCGTCGAGAAGCTGGTGCTCCCCAACCAATTGTCGACTGAGCCCGCAGCGTCCAAACTTGTGCCACCGCCGCCagcgtcgccgtcgccgccgccaccacccatATCGCCGACGCCCCCCTCCGGAACCACCGCCGccatcgtcgccgccgccgccacctagttcagagagagggagaggacgGAGAGAGTGCAGCGAGAGGGGAGAGGATCAGATCTTGACCCATTGGCCGACCGACAGCCGCCGTTCCGACAGCGGACGCGCCGTTAACGGCCGTCAACGCGCGCCGGCCGCCCGTTAGCCCGCGTGGCAGCTGTTCGCGGGCCCAACCGGTCAGAAACGGGGTTAGCGCGGGCGAAGCGAGCGTTTTCGCGAGTTGGTAGTTTTTTGTCACGGTTTAGAAAAAAAATTGGTAGTTTTTCGCACAAAAACGTAGAGTGGTAGTTTTCCGTCACGTTTCCGGCAAATGTGGTAGTTTTTGGTTAAATACTCTCATACCACAGATCCCAATAGTCTCGAGTTCTCGAgatcttttcttcttcttctgaaAAGTGTTCGAGATCATTTTGCCACGCGATATTTCGAGAGGAAATCGGCGATGTTGCGGTCGGAGGTGCCGCCCTCGCTCACGGCGGCCTTGGCCTTCTCCCGCCACTCCGACGCCCTCCTCTTGTACTCCTTGCCGCCCATCACCTCCTTGATGCATCTCTCCACCTCTCCCTTCCTCACCAGCCCGCCGGCGTCCGGCCGCGCGCGCACGCCGACGCGCCACACGTCCTCGATGTACTTGGCGTTGGTCGGCTGGTCCGACCACTGCGGCACCGCCACCATCGGCACGCCGGCGCTCAGCGCCTCCACGGTGGAGTTCCACCCGCAGTGCGTCACGAAGCACCCCACGGCGCCGTGCGCCAGCACCTCCAGCTGCGGGCACCACGGCACGATCAGGtccccccgcgccgccgccctcgccgcgaAGCCCTCGGGCAGCTTGGCCGTCTCCGTGGCGCGCACCACCCACAGGAATTGGCTGCCGGCGTTGCGGAGGCCCTCGGCCACCTCGGCCATCTGGTCCGGCCCCGGCGCCACGATGCTGCCGAAGGAGGCGTACACGACGGAGCGCGGCGGGCGCGCGTCCAGCCACGCCTTGGTCACGGCCGTCATCGGGGTGTGCAGGTGGAAGCCGTAGGACGCGTCGTCGGGCAGGCGGTCGTCCAGGTACGCCGACGGCACCGTCGGCCCGATCGTCCTGGCCCCCAGCGTCGACGCCAGGTACTCGGCTTCCTGCACATACGTAAGCACACAGACGTAGCCGGTGTCGTCAGTGCAAATGCTCGGAATCCATTAATGGCAGTAAACGTCAATTGGTTGCACGTTGCGAGCGACGTGCTTGCACGTATGCTGCATTGCTGCATGCGACGCGCGCCCTGGCATTGAACGCACGTACGCTCTGCTTGGGACACACGCGGCATATGATGCCAAGGGCGGATTCGCGTGGCGCTCACCTGAGGCTCCAGGTCGAAGAAGGAGTTGACGAACACGTGATCCACGGCGCCGAGCCCGGCGAACTGGTTCATCAGCATGTCGCGTAGGGACGGGTGGTGCGCGTCGGAGTCGGTCAGGAACGTCGGCACGTCGGCGGCGCCGAGCCGGCACGACAGTCCAGGGAGCTCGAGTGGGGAGTCCCCCTTGCGCACCGGCACCGGCACGCGCCCGGCCCGTGCGTGCGTGTACACGACGTCCACGGCGCACGTCTGGGTGAGCACCGCCGCGCACGCCGCCCCGTACCGCCGCGCCAGGGGCGCCACCCACGGCATGAACGTGTCGTACACCACCACGCGCACTGGGCGGCCACTCGCCGCCTCGGTCCGGAGGAGCTCGTCCAGCGCCTCGGACCCGGCCGACTCCAGCTGCTCGAAGTAGGGGCCCTTGTGCCCGCCCAGCTCAGCGGGCCCGCCGGCGTCGCAGCCGTCGGAGAAAACGGCGACGTGCACCGAGCCCGGGGACGGCTTCGTGGAGCCGACGACGAACTTGGTCGCCGCGACGGTGCACCGGACGCCGCCGTGGCCGGCGAGCCGCTTGCCGAACTGGAGGATCGGGTTGAGGTGGCCCTGGGCCGGGTACGGGACGAGGAGGATGTGTGTGGTTTCGTCGGCGTGCACCATGGCTACGGACGTGTTGTTAACCAGCGATCTCTGGGGAGAACGTTTCTTGGCTTATGAGCGAGTTTGTGTGGGAGGACGTGATGGACGCTGGGTATATATGGAGGATGGACAAGAGCTCCACTCTAATTATAAGAAAAACCGTAGAACGGCTCACAAACTGCAGCCTACAACAGCTTGCAGGTCACAAGTACGCCAAATTAGCGAACCAatatgtggttggatggttagagccACTGTGGTATCCTCAACCTATCAaagttcaaatcctggtgctcgcatctATTCCTGTATTTATTTCCGGATTTCCGGCTCAGTATTTCGAAAATGCTCTTAAGAATAGGGTGTGCATTTGTACCGTGTTAAAAAAAATGTACGCCAAATTAGAAAGTACTCAATCCGTCttataatataagagcgtttttgacaccCTTCGATTCATACTATTTATGGCTCAATAGATGTATCTAGTATTGAAATATGTCTAAATACATCTGAGCGATAAATGATATGGATCGAAGGGAGATGAGGTGTATTTCCTTGCCAATCAACCTACACAGGTGGGTTTCCAAAAGAAAACTTGTACACTAGCCGAGAGTGTAGGTGCAGTTGCAACGTCTCTTCATTCTTAGAGACGGTTGTTTACTTTCCTAAACAAGGAGCTTTTGCTGATTTAGACTCCACCTTCGTCTTTTTCCCTGGCTCTAACCAGAAAACGGACAAACGCAATTTTGTGGGGGGGAATGCTTCTCACAAGCTTCCAATACCCGTTGCCATTGCTCCAAAATGCTTGGGCTCCATCGGCTTGTATCCTTGCTTCACAATAGTGCCTCTTGCTTATCGTCTCTAAATTGCTAGCTTATCTTCATCTTTTTCCCCTTTTTTTACAAGAAGAGGTGGCAACAACATTGTGATGGGCAAAGAGATGTGGTAGTGGTAGGAGATGATGGCGCGAAATAGGGAT
Protein-coding sequences here:
- the LOC125556407 gene encoding UDP-glucosyltransferase UGT13248-like → MVHADETTHILLVPYPAQGHLNPILQFGKRLAGHGGVRCTVAATKFVVGSTKPSPGSVHVAVFSDGCDAGGPAELGGHKGPYFEQLESAGSEALDELLRTEAASGRPVRVVVYDTFMPWVAPLARRYGAACAAVLTQTCAVDVVYTHARAGRVPVPVRKGDSPLELPGLSCRLGAADVPTFLTDSDAHHPSLRDMLMNQFAGLGAVDHVFVNSFFDLEPQEAEYLASTLGARTIGPTVPSAYLDDRLPDDASYGFHLHTPMTAVTKAWLDARPPRSVVYASFGSIVAPGPDQMAEVAEGLRNAGSQFLWVVRATETAKLPEGFAARAAARGDLIVPWCPQLEVLAHGAVGCFVTHCGWNSTVEALSAGVPMVAVPQWSDQPTNAKYIEDVWRVGVRARPDAGGLVRKGEVERCIKEVMGGKEYKRRASEWREKAKAAVSEGGTSDRNIADFLSKYRVAK